A window of Plutella xylostella chromosome 19, ilPluXylo3.1, whole genome shotgun sequence contains these coding sequences:
- the LOC105382833 gene encoding predicted GPI-anchored protein 23 — protein MSHLTILFVIALAIGQGVVARAVENDSKAEQSGYGLGSVVGEAVLVEGGHGLVGGGSAALNNAAAVGAAQLSAIQNAQAVRAAEINNAAAAAIQGARNAEGAARVAQANAIQSAQALEAAKIANIQRAQAAAIENARATEAARRAANGAALELARAVENERIANAARVQAIAIANTRAVEAGRIAQAARAQAAQVASTAAQAQAVADAVAIQAREGALLLGGGLGGRELALGGYGREVLVGGLGYGLGGGLGYGYGKGYGHH, from the exons ATGTCTCATCTCACG ATTCTCTTCGTCATCGCTTTGGCGATCGGACAAGGAGTGG TAGCGAGAGCAGTGGAGAATGACTCGAAGGCGGAGCAGTCCGGCTACGGGCTGGGCTCGGTGGTGGGCGAGGCGGTGCTGGTGGAGGGCGGGCACGGGCTGGTGGGCGGGGGCTCCGCCGCCCTGAACAACGCCGCCGCCGTGGGCGCTGCCCAACTCAGCGCCATCCAGAACGCGCAGGCCGTCCGCGCCGCTGAGATCAAcaacgccgccgccgccgccatccAGGGAGCCCGCAACGCCGAGGGCGCCGCCCGCGTCGCGCAGGCCAACGCCATCCAGAGCGCGCAGGCCCTCGAGGCCGCCAAGATCGCCAACATCCAGCGCGCGCAGGCCGCCGCCATCGAGAACGCGCGCGCCACCGaggccgcccgccgcgccgccaacGGAGCCGCCCTGGAGCTGGCGCGCGCTGTGGAGAACGAGCGCATCGCCAACGCGGCACGTGTCCAGGCCATTGCCATCGCCAACACGCGCGCCGTGGAGGCGGGGCGCATCGCgcaggcggcgcgcgcgcaggccGCGCAGGTAGCCAGCacggcggcgcaggcgcaggcCGTGGCCGACGCCGTCGCCATCCAGGCGCGCGAGGGTGCGCTGCTGCTGGGCGGCGGCCTGGGCGGGCGGGAGCTGGCGCTGGGCGGCTACGGGCGCGAGGTGCTGGTCGGAGGCCTGGGCTACGGTCTCGGCGGCGGCCTCGGCTACGGCTACGGCAAGGGCTACGGGCACCACTAA
- the LOC105382832 gene encoding uncharacterized protein LOC105382832, translating to MELRLFILSLACLSCLVPPAYGGIIAAKLAAAGAIKGAAVLGAAALAKAAVKGIATAAIAKGAAVIAAKGAAAKLAGQVLAAKGAAILAAKGAAIHHAVEAKKSFIHGAAAVGSKLIETGAKVAAAKVNAVHSLAELVHRKKEELLHKPPPPPVEERIVYAPYFVRAPPAPVLYHFQPAPALPPTEPCVILDEPRYVHGPLLENSIIYQKK from the exons ATGGAGCTGCGTCTATTCATACTCTCg CTGGCCTGCCTATCGTGCTTAGTCCCTCCAGCCTATGGCGGGATCATAGCAGCCAAGCTGGCAGCAGCCGGCGCCATCAAGGGAGCCGCGGTCCTGGGCGCAGCCGCCCTGGCCAAGGCTGCAGTCAAGGGCATCGCCACAGCCGCCATCGCCAAGGGCGCTGCCGTCATCGCAGCGAAAGGCGCTGCAGCCAAACTAGCAGGCCAAGTGCTAGCCGCTAAAGGAGCAGCGATTTTAGCTGCTAAAGGTGCAGCGATACATCATGCTGTGGAAGCCAAGAAGAGTTTCATTCATGGTGCGGCGGCGGTCGGGAGCAAGTTGATCGAGACCGGCGCCAAGGTGGCCGCTGCGAAGGTCAATGCTGTGCACTCCTTGGCTGAGCTGGTGCATAGGAAGAAGGAAGAACTGTTGCATAAGCCTCCTCCGCCGCCGGTGGAAGAGAGGATCGTTTAC GCTCCATACTTCGTGCgagcgccgcccgcgccggtACTGTACCACTTCCAGCCAGCCCCGGCCCTCCCGCCGACGGAACCTTGTGTCAT ttTGGACGAGCCTAGGTACGTTCACGGTCCTCTGCTGGAGAACTCCATTATCTACCAGAAAAAGTga